CCAAGGGGAAAGCACGAAATTCCTCTTGTAATACAGGATAGATCGTTCAATAAAGATGGTTCGCTTTTTTACCCGAGTCAGCCAGAGCCCCCTGTGCCAGGAGTTGACCCCTCGATTGTCCCGGAATTTTTTGGCAATACAATTTTAGTAAATGGCAAAGTTTGGCCTTATTTAAATGTAGAACCCCGCAAATACCGTTTGCGAATTTTAAACGGCTCTAATTCTAGGTTTTATAGATTAAGATTTTCCACAGGTCAGTCTTTCTATCAAATAGGAACAGATGTCGGTTTATTAGAAAGGTCTGTTGAGGTAACCACTATTACTCTAGCGCCGGCTGAGCGGGCAGATGTCATTGTAGATTTCTCAGGATATGAAGGAGAAAAAATACTACTGCTCAATGATGCTCCAACACCGTTTCCAGACGGTAATCCCCCAGATCCGGATACCACAGGCCAGATTATGCAGTTTAGAGTTGGATATCCTTATTTTGTGCATGATAATTCCAGAATACCCCACCACTTATGCCGTATTGAATGGCTGTCAGAGAGTTCTGCTGTTAAAGTGAGAGATCAGAAATTAGTAGAAAGTGTCGATGAATGTGGATCACTATAAGGCTACCGGTGAAGTTGTGTTTACTGGTCCAAGAGTAAAACCGGATTTAAATGAGCGGGGGTGGAAAGATACTGTAAGAGCCAATCCCGGGGAGATCACAAGAATAATTGCACGCTTTGGCGATTATACCGGCATATATCCGTGGCACTGCCATATATTAGAACATGAAGACCACGAAATGATGAGACCATATGAGGTGCGTTTTGAATAATCACTTTAGAAATTTTTTAGTAAAGCTCTTGTGGACAGGAAAACCTACCTCTAAAGGAGTAAGGTTTTTGCTTCTTATTGTAGAAGCCTTATCCTTTAGAGGCAGGGAAAAGTCACAGCAGATATCAGAAAAGGATGTGCAAAAAGCTATCGAAGCCATTCAGCAAATAAGAAAAAGGCGAAATCTTATTATTATGTTAACATAGGCGGCAAGTTGTCAAACGACGGGAAATAATTCCTGAGAAAAAACAAGTTAAACTGGTCTATTGCTAAAGTTGATTTCTTTTTCTAAAAATTCGATGTATTCATTACCCCATTCATACATTTGATCCATGACCTTTAGAAATTTAATACCTATTTGGGTCAGCGAATATTCCACTTTCGGCGGTACCACGTTATACACTTTCCTGTGTATAAGGCCATCCCTCTCCAATTCCCTCAACTGCTGCGTCAAGTACCCTTGCCTTATATCGGGCAAAAGCCTTTTTAACTCATTGAAACGCTTGGGCCCTTCTCTAAGCTGCCATATTATGACAAGCTTCCATTTGCCAGCAACTATGCATTGAGTTACAGCTATAGGGCATTTTACATTTAACAATTCTTTTCTTAATTCCATTTTTACACCTCTTTATAGTACGTTTTTTTATACTACGAATAAAAAATTGTCGTACTTGTAAAAAATAATATTATTCGTTATCATTTTATTAGAAAATCAAAAGAATATCAATAAGTGGAGGCGAATAATAATGGAGGAAATAGTTAAGTTTTTGACTCAAAACCCCAATGGCGCTTTTGCTACTGTAGACAATGGAAAGCCCAAGGTAAGGCCATGGCAGTTTCAATTTGAACAAGATGGTAAATTTTATTTTTGTACATCTAATACTAAAAATGTATATAGAGAGCTGCAAAAAAACCCCTATGCTGAATTTACAAGTACATCCAGTGACATGATCAGTGTCAGATTATCAGGCAAAGTAGTGTTTACTGATGACTTAAGTTTAAAACAGGCAGTGCTAGATAAAAACCCAAGTATAAAAGCTATTTATAAATCAGCGGATAATCCAACCTTTGAGGTGTTTTATATAGAGCACGGAGAAGGATTTTTATTCGACATATCTGGTAAAGTGCTTAAAAAAGTCAATTTTTAAACCAAAGATTTTTCGAAAGGAGAACAAATATGAGCAAATTGTTGTACATCAAAGCAAACCCCAAAAATGACGATGTATCAAGGACATTCAGGGTATCTGAAAAATTTATAGAAACCTATAGAGAATACAATCCTCAAGATGAGATCATCACTTTAGATCTGTACAAAGAAAAAATACACTTTTTGACGCTGGATGACATCAACAGCATATTTGGGCCAAAAACTGACAGCTCAAAAGACCATCCAATATTAAAATACGCATATCAGTTTGCAGAAGCTGATAAGTACGTTATAGCTGCTCCTATGTGGAACTTGGGTATTCCCTCCATTTTAAAGGCCTACATCGACTACATAACAGTATCAGGTATAACGTTCAAGTACACAGAGCAAGGGCCTGTAGGGTTGATGAAGGGCAAAAAAGCCATTCACATCATGGCCACTGGCGGAGAATACACTCATGGACCTTTTGCAGGGTTTGAAATGGCAAACAGATATATAAAGACAATATTTGGTTTTATGGGAATTGAAGTAGAAACCATCGTAGCAGAGAAGCTGGATATAATAGGAGAAGATGTGGAAAAAATAGTGTCAGAGGCAATAAAGCGAGCTCAGGAAGTCGCTAAAACATTTTAAAGCTTACAGTCCGTTTAAGCTTACAAGTGATTGCATCCAACGCTTACGGCACAAAAAGAGAAAATGCAAAACACAAAGAGGTATTGAAGCAAAAAGCTTCAATACCTCTTTAAAAAAACAGATATTTTAACTTAAATTCGGCAGGTAATTATCAAAATACAACGAGAAATGAATGTTTGTGGGGACACCTATTACGT
Above is a genomic segment from Caldanaerobius fijiensis DSM 17918 containing:
- a CDS encoding FMN-dependent NADH-azoreductase; this encodes MSKLLYIKANPKNDDVSRTFRVSEKFIETYREYNPQDEIITLDLYKEKIHFLTLDDINSIFGPKTDSSKDHPILKYAYQFAEADKYVIAAPMWNLGIPSILKAYIDYITVSGITFKYTEQGPVGLMKGKKAIHIMATGGEYTHGPFAGFEMANRYIKTIFGFMGIEVETIVAEKLDIIGEDVEKIVSEAIKRAQEVAKTF
- a CDS encoding multicopper oxidase domain-containing protein, encoding MNVDHYKATGEVVFTGPRVKPDLNERGWKDTVRANPGEITRIIARFGDYTGIYPWHCHILEHEDHEMMRPYEVRFE
- a CDS encoding multicopper oxidase family protein, with product MKQIKQRLHRYFPETTVWGYEGSYPGPIIEAERNRPIAVKWINSLPNKHLLPVDHTVHGCMNTPEVRTVVHLHGGNVPAVCDGHPEAWFTRKYRETGPAFSTGVYYYPNNQEAAMLWYHDHALGITRLNVYAGLAGLYYIRDKHERSLNLPRGKHEIPLVIQDRSFNKDGSLFYPSQPEPPVPGVDPSIVPEFFGNTILVNGKVWPYLNVEPRKYRLRILNGSNSRFYRLRFSTGQSFYQIGTDVGLLERSVEVTTITLAPAERADVIVDFSGYEGEKILLLNDAPTPFPDGNPPDPDTTGQIMQFRVGYPYFVHDNSRIPHHLCRIEWLSESSAVKVRDQKLVESVDECGSL
- a CDS encoding winged helix-turn-helix transcriptional regulator, producing the protein MELRKELLNVKCPIAVTQCIVAGKWKLVIIWQLREGPKRFNELKRLLPDIRQGYLTQQLRELERDGLIHRKVYNVVPPKVEYSLTQIGIKFLKVMDQMYEWGNEYIEFLEKEINFSNRPV
- a CDS encoding pyridoxamine 5'-phosphate oxidase family protein; protein product: MEEIVKFLTQNPNGAFATVDNGKPKVRPWQFQFEQDGKFYFCTSNTKNVYRELQKNPYAEFTSTSSDMISVRLSGKVVFTDDLSLKQAVLDKNPSIKAIYKSADNPTFEVFYIEHGEGFLFDISGKVLKKVNF